One window of Nostoc sp. C052 genomic DNA carries:
- a CDS encoding EAL domain-containing protein yields MLENEREKIRHLLVIQDLQGRRTIPLRENTYSLGRHPANTIVLASRSVSMQHAILLRVTVPETDQYGFQIIDGNYKGKGSTNGLFVNGTKCYSHNLRHGDIVAFGSNQAQAKYYAISNISEKVFSESFDVEDLSGFLSAQANPANPFQTLAVDPSFEAASESALARLASFPELIPNPIIEMDFEGTVTYLNPAAALKFPKLREVGIEHPILTGLLSGVNNLEQNSFVREVEVGAEVFEQSVLYLPESDLIRTFIVRDITEQKQVTAELHQRDRLLQAVAEAANYLLGEMNYETGVNRALAVLGEAAQADRAYLFQNHSHPATGEIAVSLRFEWTHSFIESTQHHWQNQPYQASGLARWYTVLSSGQSISGLTQKFPVAEQEFLIRDGIKSLLLVPLRLDNEFWGYLGLADCNFERHWSRHEESTLLTMAASIISTRQRQQVEEKIRYQALHDVLTGLPNRLLFNELLNKTLPNATRNGESLAVIFLDLDRFKVINDTLGHTLGDQLLQSVSQRLKDSLRGGDTVARWGGDEFTILLPRVNDIEEVTLVACRILQALEDAFHLQGHELYVTASLGIALLDNNSPDSETLIQHADAALYYAKDKGRNNYQFYSVSLSAKNPELLTLEKSLRYALERNEFTLYYQPRVNIATGEITGMEALLRWQHPEMGLVAPSVFIPLVEESGLIVPIGEWVLRTACSQNKAWQDAGLPPMTIAVNLSLKQFRQPKLVETIAEILAETGLEPRFLELEITETTAIEDLDFTRKVLENVEKMGIYISIDDFGTGHSSLSRLQLLPLHNLKIDKSFIQDLTRDVKVAHIIKAIVGLGQSLGLKLTAEGVENEEELEFLKSINCEDVQGFLFYRPLSAQKATEILESKRPTL; encoded by the coding sequence ATGCTAGAAAATGAGCGGGAAAAAATACGCCATCTGTTGGTTATTCAAGACCTGCAAGGGCGGCGAACTATCCCCTTGCGAGAAAATACTTATTCGCTGGGGCGGCATCCCGCAAACACTATTGTCTTGGCTTCTCGGTCAGTATCAATGCAACATGCAATTTTATTACGAGTAACTGTTCCTGAGACTGACCAATATGGCTTCCAAATAATTGATGGTAACTACAAGGGAAAAGGCAGTACTAATGGCTTATTTGTAAATGGGACTAAATGTTATTCTCATAATCTCAGACATGGAGATATTGTTGCCTTTGGTAGCAATCAAGCTCAAGCTAAATATTACGCTATTTCCAACATTTCTGAAAAAGTATTTTCTGAATCTTTTGATGTTGAAGACTTATCTGGTTTCCTCTCCGCGCAAGCTAATCCTGCTAATCCTTTTCAAACTTTAGCTGTCGATCCCAGCTTTGAAGCAGCTAGTGAATCTGCCTTAGCTCGCCTAGCATCCTTCCCTGAGCTTATTCCCAATCCGATTATTGAGATGGATTTCGAGGGAACAGTTACTTATCTCAATCCGGCCGCAGCTCTCAAGTTTCCTAAACTTCGGGAAGTTGGGATAGAACATCCGATTTTAACAGGACTCCTAAGTGGGGTTAACAATCTAGAACAAAATTCTTTTGTGCGGGAGGTGGAAGTCGGCGCAGAAGTTTTTGAACAATCCGTACTTTATCTCCCTGAAAGTGATTTAATTAGAACTTTTATTGTCAGGGATATTACAGAGCAAAAGCAAGTTACAGCCGAACTACATCAGCGCGATCGCTTGCTACAGGCAGTTGCAGAAGCGGCTAATTATTTGCTAGGAGAAATGAATTATGAAACTGGTGTTAATCGAGCTCTAGCTGTACTGGGTGAAGCTGCCCAAGCAGATCGTGCCTATCTTTTTCAGAACCATTCTCATCCGGCTACAGGGGAAATAGCCGTCAGCTTACGGTTTGAATGGACGCACTCTTTTATTGAATCTACCCAACACCATTGGCAGAATCAGCCTTATCAAGCTTCTGGATTAGCCCGTTGGTATACAGTTCTCTCTAGCGGCCAGTCGATTAGCGGACTCACCCAAAAATTTCCTGTCGCCGAGCAAGAATTCCTAATTCGAGATGGCATTAAATCCCTTCTTTTAGTGCCTCTGCGCTTAGACAATGAGTTCTGGGGCTATCTTGGCTTGGCAGACTGCAACTTTGAGCGTCATTGGTCTAGGCATGAAGAATCTACCCTTTTGACCATGGCCGCCAGTATCATTAGTACACGGCAGCGCCAGCAAGTAGAAGAAAAAATTCGTTATCAAGCCCTCCATGACGTGCTGACAGGGTTGCCCAATCGCCTACTATTTAACGAACTGCTCAATAAAACTCTGCCCAACGCTACCCGCAATGGCGAAAGTTTAGCTGTGATCTTTCTCGACCTGGATCGCTTCAAGGTGATTAATGATACTTTGGGACACACTCTGGGAGACCAATTGCTACAAAGCGTCTCTCAAAGATTAAAAGACTCACTCAGAGGCGGAGACACTGTAGCCCGTTGGGGAGGTGATGAGTTCACTATTTTACTCCCGCGAGTTAATGATATTGAAGAGGTAACTTTGGTGGCTTGCAGAATATTACAAGCTTTAGAGGATGCTTTTCATCTCCAAGGGCATGAACTTTATGTAACTGCCAGCCTTGGTATTGCGTTACTTGATAACAATAGCCCTGACAGCGAAACATTAATCCAGCACGCAGATGCCGCTTTGTACTACGCCAAAGACAAAGGGCGGAATAACTACCAATTCTACAGTGTTTCCCTGAGTGCTAAAAATCCCGAACTTCTGACTTTAGAAAAGAGCTTGCGCTATGCCCTAGAACGCAATGAATTTACGCTGTACTATCAGCCTCGCGTGAACATTGCCACAGGAGAGATTACTGGTATGGAAGCTCTATTGCGTTGGCAGCATCCAGAGATGGGATTGGTCGCGCCCAGTGTCTTTATTCCCTTAGTCGAAGAAAGTGGATTAATTGTCCCCATTGGTGAATGGGTGCTACGGACAGCCTGTAGCCAAAATAAAGCATGGCAAGATGCAGGATTACCACCAATGACGATCGCTGTTAATCTTTCTCTGAAGCAGTTCCGTCAACCTAAATTGGTGGAGACTATAGCCGAAATCTTAGCAGAAACGGGTCTGGAGCCGCGCTTTTTAGAATTAGAAATTACCGAAACCACAGCTATTGAGGATTTGGATTTTACCAGAAAGGTGTTAGAGAATGTCGAGAAGATGGGTATTTACATCTCCATTGATGACTTTGGTACAGGTCATTCCTCGCTTTCCCGCCTACAACTTTTGCCACTGCACAATCTGAAAATAGATAAGTCTTTTATTCAAGATTTGACGCGCGATGTTAAAGTAGCTCATATCATCAAAGCCATAGTTGGTTTGGGACAGAGCTTGGGATTGAAGTTGACAGCTGAAGGGGTAGAGAATGAAGAAGAATTGGAGTTTTTGAAATCTATCAACTGTGAAGATGTCCAGGGCTTTTTATTCTACCGGCCGCTTTCTGCCCAAAAAGCCACAGAAATCCTCGAAAGTAAACGACCAACCCTTTAG
- a CDS encoding SGNH/GDSL hydrolase family protein: MKIALIVISAVVVGLFVVVEIGLRSLFGFGNPLIYIGDEQIGYLLAPNQRTRRFGNRIEINEYSMRGSPIKKILAPSGLRILLLGDSIANGGWWTDQTNTISNLIMRSLVSSTNRNYQEIEVLNASANSWGPRNELAYLEKFGNFNAQAVVLLINTDDLFATPPTSLPVGRDRNYPDRKPPLALAEVWQRYILKQKPIPELQAVQNEPGDRVGINLEAIAKIQALTRQSNSQFLLVMTPLLREIAEPGPRDYEIKARQRLSDFTKAQQINYIDFLPAFNSTTNPQGLFHDHIHLNLQGNKFVSEVMERSLLETLEISRN; the protein is encoded by the coding sequence GTGAAAATAGCACTGATCGTGATTTCGGCGGTGGTTGTGGGATTGTTTGTGGTAGTTGAGATCGGACTGCGATCGCTCTTCGGTTTTGGTAATCCCCTAATTTATATTGGTGATGAGCAGATTGGTTATTTGTTGGCTCCTAACCAACGTACCCGCCGTTTTGGTAATCGCATTGAAATTAATGAATATTCTATGCGGGGTAGTCCGATCAAAAAAATACTTGCACCTTCTGGGTTGCGAATTCTACTATTAGGTGATTCTATCGCTAATGGTGGCTGGTGGACAGATCAAACGAATACAATATCTAATTTGATAATGCGTTCTCTAGTATCATCCACTAATAGGAATTACCAAGAAATAGAAGTGTTAAATGCTTCAGCTAACTCTTGGGGACCAAGGAACGAATTAGCTTATTTAGAGAAGTTTGGCAATTTCAACGCGCAAGCAGTGGTGTTATTAATTAATACCGATGATTTGTTTGCTACTCCTCCGACTTCTTTACCGGTAGGACGCGATCGCAACTATCCAGATCGGAAACCGCCTCTGGCGTTAGCGGAAGTTTGGCAGCGTTATATCCTTAAACAAAAGCCAATTCCCGAACTACAAGCCGTGCAAAATGAACCAGGCGATCGCGTGGGAATTAATTTGGAGGCGATCGCTAAAATTCAAGCCTTGACTCGCCAAAGCAACAGCCAATTTCTTCTTGTCATGACTCCCTTACTACGAGAAATTGCTGAACCGGGCCCCCGCGATTACGAAATTAAAGCGCGTCAGCGCTTGAGCGATTTTACCAAAGCACAGCAAATTAACTATATAGATTTTTTACCAGCCTTCAATTCAACTACTAACCCGCAAGGTTTGTTTCACGATCACATTCACCTCAACTTGCAGGGCAATAAATTTGTCAGTGAAGTTATGGAGCGATCGCTTTTGGAAACATTAGAAATCTCCAGAAATTAA
- a CDS encoding glycerol-3-phosphate acyltransferase yields MFEPWGVLVIVIICPLLGGLPLIEWITYALRRKRLSQVGTKNISVSAAFYHGGKFVGILAVLSEAFKGIAAVLLTRIFFPDGSSWELVALIALVIGRYWIGRGAGTTNVVWGFVVHDPLVAMFVSFFAGISFTILQSRKVVKFGVLLLFPLFVAILHFSDIPRILIAVALAGLMGWIYRKIPDDMKLPAQEAQTESQAMLEFLRGDRTMVSLDEELDAAIVGEKAATLSQIKRWGYPVPKGWVLAPIDNPELLTEFLQPSELSPLVVRSSAIGEDSERASAAGQYQTVLNVTSPEGLQQAIAQVQASYNHPSAIQYRRDRGLNDTAMAVLIQQQVQSVYSGVAFSRDPITQQGDAIIIEALPGSATQVVSGKVTPEQYRAFVVETENSYSVQLEGQGRVPQALIKQVAYLAYRLEKRYHGTPQDIEWSYDGQTLWVLQSRPITTLLPIWTRKIAAEVIPGVIHPLTWSINRPLTCGVWGEFFTLVLGDRALGLDFTETASLHYSRAYFNASLLGDIFLRMGLPPESLEFLTRGAKLSKPSLQSTWENLPGLGKLLKRELSLEKDFKEDYYKLFIPGLSQLALESVDNLDSSQLLARIDFILELLHRGTYYSILAPLSAALRQAIFRVKDSQMDYSVTPEIAALRTLSAIATDAKQILAEFEPQQVFEQLKQTPEGEKILQEFNELLQDYGYLSEVGTDISVPTWRENPQMIQQMFVQLMQGNEPQAGAKDAINSIFASKRKRGFVQRRVDIKGRVTEVYSRLLAELRWSFLALEKIWLESGLLRKTGDIFFLEFDEVRRLIVGEDSNLNELVEFRRSQFLQDSEIIQVPLLVYGNTPPHPLAPSEVYSDQILQGIGASHGQAEGRVKVLRNLQDVPEINRDTILVVPYTDSGWAPLLLRAGGLIAEAGGRLSHGAIVAREYGIPAVMDVRGATWILQDGQRVRIDGSRGIVELSNDLRPE; encoded by the coding sequence ATGTTTGAACCTTGGGGTGTCTTAGTTATTGTAATTATCTGCCCCCTCTTGGGCGGATTACCCCTGATTGAATGGATTACTTACGCCCTCAGGCGGAAGCGATTATCACAAGTTGGTACAAAAAATATCAGTGTATCGGCTGCATTCTATCATGGTGGTAAATTTGTCGGCATTTTGGCAGTCTTGTCAGAAGCTTTTAAAGGAATTGCGGCAGTTTTACTCACCCGCATTTTCTTTCCTGATGGATCGTCTTGGGAATTAGTTGCTCTGATTGCTCTAGTAATTGGTAGATACTGGATCGGTAGAGGGGCAGGTACGACAAATGTTGTCTGGGGATTTGTCGTACACGATCCACTAGTGGCAATGTTTGTGTCTTTCTTTGCAGGTATTAGTTTTACAATTCTGCAATCAAGAAAAGTAGTCAAATTCGGGGTTTTGCTTCTTTTCCCTCTGTTTGTGGCAATTCTACACTTTAGCGATATTCCCAGAATACTTATTGCTGTTGCCTTAGCGGGTTTAATGGGCTGGATTTATCGTAAAATTCCTGATGATATGAAACTGCCAGCCCAAGAGGCACAAACAGAATCACAAGCGATGTTGGAATTTTTACGCGGCGACCGCACAATGGTTTCTTTAGATGAAGAGTTGGATGCTGCCATTGTCGGAGAAAAGGCGGCGACGTTATCGCAAATTAAGCGCTGGGGCTATCCAGTACCGAAGGGATGGGTACTCGCCCCAATCGATAATCCCGAACTGTTGACAGAATTTCTCCAGCCATCAGAATTATCTCCTTTAGTAGTGCGTTCCTCTGCGATTGGAGAAGACTCTGAACGTGCTTCTGCTGCTGGACAGTATCAAACAGTTTTAAATGTTACTAGCCCTGAGGGATTACAACAAGCGATCGCTCAAGTTCAAGCTTCCTACAATCATCCCTCTGCTATCCAATATCGGCGCGATCGCGGCTTAAATGATACAGCAATGGCTGTGTTAATCCAACAACAAGTCCAGAGTGTCTATTCTGGCGTTGCTTTCAGCCGCGATCCCATTACCCAGCAAGGTGATGCAATTATTATTGAAGCCCTTCCAGGTAGCGCGACGCAAGTCGTTTCGGGAAAAGTCACGCCAGAACAATATCGCGCTTTTGTTGTTGAAACAGAAAATTCTTACTCTGTACAATTAGAGGGTCAAGGACGAGTTCCACAAGCATTAATCAAACAAGTTGCATACCTAGCCTACCGACTCGAAAAACGTTATCATGGCACTCCTCAAGATATTGAGTGGAGTTATGATGGTCAAACGCTTTGGGTATTGCAATCTCGACCAATCACCACTCTACTGCCCATCTGGACACGCAAAATCGCCGCCGAAGTGATTCCTGGAGTCATTCACCCCTTAACATGGTCGATTAATCGTCCTTTAACTTGTGGAGTTTGGGGAGAATTTTTTACCTTAGTTTTGGGCGATCGCGCCTTGGGGTTAGATTTCACCGAAACAGCAAGTCTGCATTACTCCAGAGCCTATTTTAATGCCTCCCTCTTAGGAGATATTTTTCTCCGTATGGGATTGCCACCGGAAAGTCTGGAATTTTTAACCAGAGGAGCTAAATTAAGTAAACCATCCTTGCAGTCAACTTGGGAAAATTTGCCAGGACTAGGGAAGTTGCTGAAGCGGGAATTAAGTTTAGAAAAGGACTTCAAGGAGGATTATTATAAACTGTTTATTCCTGGGTTGTCGCAGCTGGCACTAGAAAGCGTAGATAATTTGGATTCTTCTCAGCTGTTAGCAAGAATTGACTTTATTCTAGAGTTGCTGCATCGGGGAACATATTACAGCATTTTAGCTCCCTTGAGTGCTGCTCTGAGACAGGCGATTTTCCGGGTGAAAGATAGCCAAATGGATTATAGCGTCACACCAGAAATCGCAGCATTACGAACGCTCAGTGCGATCGCAACCGATGCCAAGCAGATATTGGCTGAGTTTGAGCCACAGCAGGTATTTGAGCAATTGAAGCAAACCCCAGAAGGAGAAAAAATCCTCCAAGAATTTAACGAATTGCTTCAGGATTACGGCTACCTAAGTGAAGTAGGAACCGATATCTCCGTTCCCACTTGGCGGGAGAATCCCCAGATGATTCAGCAGATGTTTGTCCAGTTAATGCAGGGGAACGAACCACAAGCAGGCGCGAAAGACGCAATTAATAGTATTTTTGCCAGTAAGCGCAAACGTGGATTTGTCCAACGGCGTGTAGATATTAAAGGACGAGTTACCGAAGTTTATTCGCGGCTTTTAGCTGAATTGCGTTGGAGTTTTCTGGCTTTAGAGAAAATTTGGTTAGAGTCTGGTTTACTGAGAAAAACAGGCGATATCTTTTTTCTAGAGTTTGATGAAGTGCGGCGTTTAATTGTAGGTGAAGATTCCAACTTAAATGAGTTAGTGGAATTTAGGCGATCGCAATTTCTGCAAGATAGTGAAATTATTCAAGTACCTCTTTTAGTCTACGGCAATACACCTCCTCATCCCTTAGCCCCCTCTGAGGTTTACTCTGACCAAATTTTACAAGGTATTGGAGCCAGTCATGGGCAAGCTGAAGGCAGAGTGAAGGTGTTGCGAAATTTACAAGACGTACCGGAGATTAATCGGGATACGATTCTGGTAGTACCTTATACAGATTCCGGCTGGGCACCATTGTTATTAAGGGCTGGCGGATTAATTGCCGAAGCTGGTGGAAGACTTTCTCATGGTGCGATCGTGGCTCGTGAGTATGGCATTCCCGCAGTGATGGATGTTCGCGGTGCTACATGGATTCTGCAAGATGGTCAACGAGTCAGGATTGATGGGTCTAGGGGTATTGTGGAATTATCTAATGATTTAAGACCCGAATGA
- a CDS encoding cupin domain-containing protein has protein sequence MITTSLQDLPEESVSHNAAIKKKVMLRFGDLPHLTNFSQARFAPGQTAPAHAHQDMCEVFFVEAGSGVIHIDGKEYPLLPGNCVAIEPGEVHEVVNSGSTELVLTYFGLRVEKSN, from the coding sequence ATGATTACCACTTCTCTCCAAGACTTGCCTGAAGAATCTGTTTCTCACAATGCCGCAATCAAGAAAAAGGTGATGCTACGCTTCGGCGATTTACCTCACCTCACTAACTTTTCTCAAGCACGTTTTGCTCCTGGACAAACCGCACCAGCACACGCGCATCAAGATATGTGTGAAGTATTCTTTGTGGAAGCTGGTTCGGGAGTAATTCACATTGATGGTAAAGAATACCCCTTGCTTCCGGGAAACTGCGTAGCGATAGAACCGGGAGAAGTACACGAAGTTGTCAATAGTGGCTCAACTGAGCTTGTTTTGACATACTTTGGTTTGCGAGTCGAAAAATCCAACTAA